DNA from Rubripirellula lacrimiformis:
TGCCGGTGTTGTCGATCCAGGTGCGGACACGAGTGTCTGTCAAAGGATCGATCGAACGGTCGATCGCCGATACGACTTGGGTCGCTGACTCGGCAGGAACCGGTAGCTCTTGGACCGAGTTCGTGTTCACCGAACCGTTGGCACCGAACAGGTCCTCGATGGACATCTCAGGAGCCGCTTCGGTGGAGCTTGAATTTTCCGATTCGCCGAATAGGTCGTCCAGCATGCTGTCGCTGGATTCTTGGGCGGGAGCCGCTTGGCTGCTGCCGAAGATATCGTCGACGTTGGTTTCCTTGGCTGGTGCATCACCGGCCGGTTGGTCGCCAAACAGATCGTCGATGGTGGGAGCTTCCGCAGGAGCCGCGTCGCTGCCCGATGGGTCGCCGAACAGGTCATCCATCGGTGCATCGGCAGGAGCCGCATCGCCGGCTGGGTCGCCAAACAAGTCATCGACGGGTGCTTCGGCCGGAGCTTCGGTGGCTGGCGATCCAAACAGATCGTCCATGGGCGCTTCGGCAGGAGCTTCCGATGATGGGTCGCCGAACAAGTCGTCCATCGGTGCATCGGCAGGGGCCGCATCGCCGGCTGGGTCACCAAACAGGTCGTCAGCGGCAGGTGCTTCGGCAGGCTGATCCAAGGGGGCGCCGAATGGGTCCGCAGCTGGCTGGTCGGCCGGAGCCGCGTCGGTGGCTGGGGCGCCAAACAGATCGTCGGCGGCGGGTGCTTCGGTAGGTTGATCCAAGGGGGCGCCGAACGGATCCGCAGCAGGCTGGTCAGCCGGAGCCGGGTCGGTTTCGGGGGCGCCAAACAGATCGTCAGCTGGCATCGCAGCATCTTCGGCCGGCATCGGAGGTGCCTGCTCGGCAGGAGCTGGTTCCGTAACGGCTGGCTCGGCAGGCATCGGTTCGGTCACGGCAGGTGCCGGTTCCGCTGTTTCCGGTTCCGCTGCGGCCGGTTCGGCGACTGCTGGTTCCGATGCGACCGGGTCTG
Protein-coding regions in this window:
- a CDS encoding SHD1 domain-containing protein → MNRTIRQTFQWSLVGVLTVMLGASPVSAGWLRSHLKCKHAAKPCQPACPTVPACPPVVVPCCPPPTACCEAPVQATGMQSDSCCGGATSSIDMGIPMGEVIIDGSIIESPMIHGDVYHEGVIIDAMPSEHTHDAGDSTSHESAPIDSPSDAAPSADREPAPTPDPVASEPAVAEPAAAEPETAEPAPAVTEPMPAEPAVTEPAPAEQAPPMPAEDAAMPADDLFGAPETDPAPADQPAADPFGAPLDQPTEAPAADDLFGAPATDAAPADQPAADPFGAPLDQPAEAPAADDLFGDPAGDAAPADAPMDDLFGDPSSEAPAEAPMDDLFGSPATEAPAEAPVDDLFGDPAGDAAPADAPMDDLFGDPSGSDAAPAEAPTIDDLFGDQPAGDAPAKETNVDDIFGSSQAAPAQESSDSMLDDLFGESENSSSTEAAPEMSIEDLFGANGSVNTNSVQELPVPAESATQVVSAIDRSIDPLTDTRVRTWIDNTGSFHVDGKLIEINDDNIRLLKSNGRTCTVPHSRLCDADAAYVSALQAKISASRIAMLTSSK